Proteins encoded by one window of Vigna radiata var. radiata cultivar VC1973A chromosome 5, Vradiata_ver6, whole genome shotgun sequence:
- the LOC111241570 gene encoding uncharacterized protein LOC111241570 isoform X1 has protein sequence MPKQQRGLASRRNLERLKLELSSIKQGVQSYELVQGNNATWGFLRYGIGEEHHQTEPDHGAEFNKGNCSVVNYTDEETVVDMKFPARGSKVEVVPDPLLAQFIPNVSAPKSSDIHGGEGFSSNVSDVSNVRGIEVKLQQAHQRDI, from the exons ATGCCAAAGCAACAGCGTGGTCTTGCCTCAAGGAGAAACCTCGAGAGGCTCAAGCTGGAATTGAGCAGCATCAAACAAGGAGTTCAGTCTTACGAACTGGTGCAGGGAAATAATGCAACTTGGGGATTTCTTAGATATGGTATTGGGGAGGAACATCACCAAACCGAACCAGATCATGGTGCTGAGTTTAATAAAG GAAATTGTTCAGTGGTGAATTACACAGATGAGGAAACAGTGGTTGACATGAAATTTCCTGCAAGAGGAAGCAAAGTTGAAGTAGTGCCTGATCCACTTTTGGCACAGTTTATCCCCAATGTGTCTGCTCCAAAATCCAGTGATATCCACGGTGGTGAAGGTTTCTCCAGCAATGTCTCAGATGTTTCCAATGTAAGAGG GATTGAAGTGAAGTTGCAGCAGGCACATCAACGTGATATTTGA
- the LOC111241570 gene encoding uncharacterized protein LOC111241570 isoform X2: MPKQQRGLASRRNLERLKLELSSIKQGVQSYELVQGNNATWGFLRYGIGEEHHQTEPDHGAEFNKGNCSVVNYTDEETVVDMKFPARGSKVEVVPDPLLAQFIPNVSAPKSSDIHGGEGFSSNVSDVSND; this comes from the exons ATGCCAAAGCAACAGCGTGGTCTTGCCTCAAGGAGAAACCTCGAGAGGCTCAAGCTGGAATTGAGCAGCATCAAACAAGGAGTTCAGTCTTACGAACTGGTGCAGGGAAATAATGCAACTTGGGGATTTCTTAGATATGGTATTGGGGAGGAACATCACCAAACCGAACCAGATCATGGTGCTGAGTTTAATAAAG GAAATTGTTCAGTGGTGAATTACACAGATGAGGAAACAGTGGTTGACATGAAATTTCCTGCAAGAGGAAGCAAAGTTGAAGTAGTGCCTGATCCACTTTTGGCACAGTTTATCCCCAATGTGTCTGCTCCAAAATCCAGTGATATCCACGGTGGTGAAGGTTTCTCCAGCAATGTCTCAGATGTTTCCAAT GATTGA